Genomic DNA from Thermodesulfobacteriota bacterium:
AAAATAAGGTCCACCTCCCATGGCTATGGCCACGTCGAGGCCTCCAGCACCGATGGCGATCATCCCCATGGCGCCTGCATTGGGCGTGTGGCTATCCGAGCCTAAGAGGGTCTCCCCAGGTTTGGCAAAACGCTCCAAATGAACCTGGTGACAGATGCCATTGCCAGGTCTTGAAAAGAGGATTCCGTATTTGGCCGCAAAGGTCTGGAGGAAGCGGTGGTCGTCCGCATTTTCGAACCCAGTCTGGAGCATATTGTGATCGACGTAACTCACAGAGAGTTTCGTCTTCACCTTGGGGATTCCGAGGGCTTCGAACTGAAGATAGGCCATCGTTCCAGTGGCATCCTGGGTAAGGGTTTGGTCAATCGAAATGGCGATCTCCTCGCCTGCCTTCAGGGTCCCCAATACGAGGTGGGATTCGAGGATTTTGTGAACGAGATTCTTTCCCATGGAAAAATCTTAATGGATGAAACTTTCCTTTGTCAACGCAAAGGGCCTTTGACATTTTGTCTAAAAAGATAAATTTTTTCATGATTCATCCAACTTATCATCTCGAAAAAGGCACCCATCCCTCCCTCATCCATTTCAGAAAATATTTGGAACGACCTAAAGTCTTTAGAATTTTTCTCTCCATGGCCTTCGAATTGAATTTTTGGTATGCCTTTTGCTCATTTTCCTCATCGGGGAGGTTACTCCATGAAAATCTATTTTAAATCCGAGGGGTTTAGCCTCATTGAAGTACTGGTCGCCCTCGTCATCCTTGCCATATCGCTCCTGGCCTTGGCAGGGCTCATGAACATTACGACGAAAAATAATGCCTTCGGTGGGAGTATGACCGAGGCAGCGACCCTTGCACAGGATAGGATGGAAAGTCTCCGTGTGACCCCTTGGGACAATATAGTAAGTGGCAGTGATGTCGTCCAGATTAGAGGCGTCGACTATAATCGGTCTTGGAGGGTCGTCCTCGGCCCGAATAGCCCTGCTCCCCCATTCGACAAC
This window encodes:
- a CDS encoding prepilin-type N-terminal cleavage/methylation domain-containing protein, producing MKIYFKSEGFSLIEVLVALVILAISLLALAGLMNITTKNNAFGGSMTEAATLAQDRMESLRVTPWDNIVSGSDVVQIRGVDYNRSWRVVLGPNSPAPPFDNEKRITVTVNWNDGIDRSINFLTVITR